Genomic window (Nilaparvata lugens isolate BPH chromosome 7, ASM1435652v1, whole genome shotgun sequence):
tggccgagcctctgtcttgtcaatgcctgaGTAACTGATAagggtttattgatgtaattttaactgttcattcttgtttaaaggaataaattatattttatcaagcaagaaattatatatttcaatgatttcataattaagatggaatattttgataattaatcattaactctacattgttgaaagacgatctggcaacagagcaaagcgagaaagagatagcgctttccgctttgttgaatgatagacaaggatagcaataccattgccaaacactgccattataacgtggacctcactaaagatgGTGAGGATGATTTAGGGTGAGACCACATTTGgagtttttcaggcgttttcagacgttTACAAAGCTTTGaagagaaatagtatatttcgcacctagggtcgaaaatgagacttttccggctcgaaatcgtttttcaagtccgaggccgtataggccgaggactagaaaagattgagagccggaaaaacatttttgcccgtggtgcgaacgctatttttcgccacacagaaaaataaacaatatatatatatatatatatatatatatatatatatatatatatatatatgagaataattgtttactaagcacttccgaaagcagaagtggaaggtcatagctctagcaaatctgaggtaatctgaatatcaggaaattgtccaagtatttttaattttttattctgatttgtctaaataacctaaaagattatgttcaattatgtggaggttgagtttatccatttttattctttcaaatgacaataagatgatattattataaatgttttaattattgaataatgaacacaaataatgaaaagtgttttgatcagctgttttatcacctttcttagttccatgttagcggtcGGAAAGGATACTCTTTGCGGCCTTAGCcgaaaagaaacctgttctgacgtcagacgagagtcgtctgcaaacaatgtctttcagatctacgtagggactggaaaacagctgctttctgtgcagagTGGCGAAATAATTATATGTAATCAATTtcttcaatgattgaaaatgcTTGATCAAAATTTAAGCAACACAGTACAAGGaacatttcaacaataatacccAACCCAATGAATTCAGCGTGATAGACATTTTATTACATTTCAACAATCACAGCACATTTACTATATCAGCAAGCTTAGAGCAACTTTagagagattcacttgaaatggtCAGCATTGTGTGAATACGGAAGCGTTGATGTTTTAATGTAGTCAACTGTCACAAAGATTATTTGTAGAAAAACCACAAAACATCTTTgttaattcaattaattcacTAAGAAGaggatagaagaagaaggaggagacaAAGAAATCAACTCACCAAACACATTGTTCACTACACTGTGTGAATAAAATACACAGTTTCATTAATGTTGTAGTTCAAGTTATGAAATGCTGACATTTCAATATGAATCTCACTAGGCCTATGAGTAAAACATGAATTTACCCACATTTCAACCTAGGCTAATTAGTTAGTAACCTAGAATTAGAGCTTACGAGTTAAGTAGCATACAACTATGTCCCACAGAATAATTAGTGGATTAGCATTCAAAATATTAGTACCTACAAATTTTGTGACAATTTTATACCTTTGACAatggttgaaaataattttctcattgCTGTCACAGAATAATTTAGTAGTATAGCATTCAAAATATTAGTACAAATTTTGTGACAATTTTATACCTTTGACAatggttgaaaataattttctcattgCTGTGTCATGGTCttcatttttacataaataatattcttaaaGGTGTTGAGTAGTTTTATGACAATTTAGTCATACAgtacaatatttattatgaaattacttATGAAATAATGAGATAAAAATCTTCTTATAGAAAAAAGGCTACCTCACACTGAATATGAATCAGTTTATGGCTCATTTTATACACCATAATAATCTATTTGTAgcagcacataacagaaaacactttaaagtttcataatataaaataatacaggaGACACACGACATAGATATACTGAAAACActcaaaaacttacattataatcggaAATTTTCGACGAGCTATGTCGCCTTTTTCAACCAAGTAGGGTGTGGTGTTGATTTGAACTAAAAAAAATTCGTCGAAATTACcaattataatgtaagtttttgagtgttttcaatctatctatgtcgtgtgcctcttgttttaatttatataataatctattttataCTCATGTTTTGGACGAGATCATATTAACCGTTTTTTCAGAGtcagcagggcaggaagctcttcgattggctgattgggttggcgcctgaaaaaacgcctaATATGGTTTCGCCCTTAGTTCTAGGGAGTCTTTTTCCAATATTAAagagttttcaagtttttatgaTACAAGACCATGCTTTCGAAGTTTTATGAAACACGAAGGTTTACCAACAAAATCTACTCAAAGCTAATACTGCAAATACATAGAATCTAATctactacaatataaaataaattatcaacagGAAGACTAAATTGAAACAATTATTTGGTAAAATAAGTACACATGCTGTATGTTAAATCTATAAACTATgtcttatcaacaaaatgtttcagATTTCTAAATTTTACTACGAAAAAATTGGTAAGcagaaaacaatcattgttCCGTTTGCTAAACCCAACTGTTAAACAATTATTACGGTATTACAACTGAATAGATAATAAACAATTACACTTGAAAAAATACTCACATTCTTGAGTAACAGCTGTTTTGATTCTAGTATAAAGATCATTGTCAGGCTCGGTTTAAAGCAatacagtttataaaaagaagcttctgaaatcaataaatcagaaagctctattattttctccaatttgattaaaaaacaattttattgaaatttctttCTCATTCACATTATAACATGCATACATTATCTTATATACCTTATatacctccttcttcatccattacccacatctgtgggatcgatggcgtcattatacaataaaaacaacaCTTTCATACTCAAGTCAAGATCAAGATGGCAGAAAGTGACTAAGTAGTTAAAATTTGAGTCAGATCATCACTCATGTATTCACGCACTTCATAGTAGGCTCTGACTCTCATGAATCCGGTCACCACTCTCTCAAAATCACGCAAATCCAACTGCTTCACTCCTGCAGGCAGTCTATTGAAGTAGCGTAAAGCTGCACTCCCATAACACACCTGCGACCTCTGAAGACGTACCCTCGGGATGTCAAGCAGCTCTCGATGCCTAGTATTGTGATGGTGCACATCATTCCGAGTCAACAAACCATGCTGACTCTTCTTGACATGCAGCAGgcagagaagaaggaagtggcTGACAACTGTCATAATACCCAGTCTTACAAAAAGGGGCTTGCAGTGTGCTCGATGTTCGCTAGCAGTTATAATCCGTGCAGCCCGTTTCTGCAGCTTAAGTACTTCCACCACCCttgctgaatgaccccacatgAGCAGACCATAGGAgatatggcagtggaaaagtgcaTGGTAAGTCTTACCAGATATGCCTCTGTCACATGTCCCCTCAGCTTCAGCAACAAGAAACAAATTCGCGACAGCCTCCTGGTCACCTGTTGGATGTGGCTAGCCCAGTTCAGTTTTGAGTCCAAGACAAACCCTAACAGCTTTACAGGGTCCTGTTCAGTGGCAGGCTGCGAGACAAACTGCAGATTATGTTTTGTGTCTTGTTCTCATTCAACTGAAAGCGATTTGCCTGGAACCATGAGGTTGAAGATTGGAGATGCTCTGCTGACAGTTCTAGCACATGCTGTAGGTCCACTCCAGATGACAATAAggacgtatcatcagcaaatagcaGAGTCGAGCCGTTGTTGTCCAAGTCATTTATCATTATGATAAACAGGATTGGTCCCAGTATTGAACCCTGTGGCACTCCAAAATTCACAGGAAGTGGGCTGGAAGAAGCTCCTCCAAGAGACACCACTTGTGCCCTCCCAGTCAGGTAGGAATTCAATAGAGACAAAGCTGAGTCCACAATCCCATAGTAATGGAGCTTATCAGACAAAATTCCATGGTCAACGCAGTCAAATGCTCTGCTTAGGTCACAAAGAGTCAGTGACAGGGATTCACCATCCTCAAATGCTGAACCAATCCGTTCAGCAACCCGATTTACCGCATCAAAGTAGACCTCCCTCTGCGAAAACCGAATTGCATGTCTGAAAAAAGGTATTCCTCTCAAAGAAGTCCTCAAGTTGGGGCTTGATGACCGCTTCAACCACCTTACCAAAGATTGGAGTGATGGATATAGGCCTGTAGCTGTTTAGGCTCTGGTGGTCACCCTTCTTGTAAACCGGAGTGGTTCTAGATGTTTTCAAGAAGTCTGGAAAGATGGCAGTCCTCAGGCAATCATTAACTGCCACAGCAAGTGGATCAACAATTTCCTCAATCACCTCACGAAGCATGAATGCAGACATTCCATACACATCAGGACTTTTCGATGGCTTGAATGATTTGACAATCTTCCT
Coding sequences:
- the LOC120352156 gene encoding uncharacterized protein LOC120352156, producing the protein MVARQSGGDTKSAARAISFLEARLVAGGSMRKLEFASPDAFNDFFIESVNSIVGELPTAAADPAELLAARVPAVHARLSFFRPITSLALRKIVKSFKPSKSPDVYGMSAFMLREVIEEIVDPLAVAVNDCLRTAIFPDFLKTSRTTPVYKKGDHQSLNSYRPISITPIFGKVVEAVIKPQLEDFFERNTFFQTCNSVFAEGGLL